The Methanoculleus thermophilus sequence CCGAGAGGACTTTGTTGCCAATCTGATCGCGGGGGCATGAGGTTGGCTCGTAAGTCGACGCAGGCGACCTTATTTGGGGACTTCGTCCCCACTTTTCCGAAAGTCAGGACTTCGCGGGGCTACCTCCTCGACTGGGACAGGAACAGGATCATCCGGCAGATCGTCGAGGAAAGCCGACTCGTAGAGGTCTTCTACGGCTACAAGGGAGCGGATGAGGAGACGGCAAAGGAGATCGCCCGGCTGGTTGAGAAGAAGATCCAGATGCTCGGTCTGCAGTCGCTTTCCGGTCCGCTGATCCGCGAGATCGTCAACATGACGCTTCTTGAGCGCGGCCTGGTCCCCTACCGGAATGTCTGCACGAGGGTGGGAACCCCGGTCTTTGATGCGCACCTCATCGATGTGGGGAGAGGGTTTGAGGCCCACGACAACGCCAATCTCCAGGAGAATGCCGAGACCTCGCACAAGAAGAAGGCGGACAAGATCAGCAAGGAGCAGTATCTCCTGCAGCTCCCTCCGGAGCTTGCGGACCACCACCTCCGCGGCGATCTCCACATCCACGACCTGGAATACTTTGGTACTCGCCCGTTTTGCCAGGATTGGGACCTGCGTTACTTCTTCTACTACGGCCTGATGCCCGACGGCAACGGGACGAAGGCCTCGGTGGCCGGCCCGGCGAAGAGGGCCGAGGTGGCGGTACTCCACGCGGTCAAGGCGCTCGGTTCCGCCCAGACGAACTTTGCCGGCGGTCAGGGCTACTACAACTTCCTCACATTCATGGCGCCCTACTTCGAGGGGATGGACTACGAGGAGATCAAGCAGCTGATGCAGATGTTCGTCTACGAGATGACCCAGATGATGGTCGCCCGCGGCGGCCAGGTGGTCTTCTCGTCGGTCCAGCTCTCTCCCGGCGTCCCGACCCTCTGGAAAGACAAGCCCTGCGTCTACCGCGGCAAGGTCTGGGATGGGAAGCAGGCGCCGCTCCGGACCTACGGTGAGTTCGAGCGGGAAGTCCGGCTCCTCTTCAAGGCGCTGATGGAGGTGATGCTCGAGGGGGACTACTGGGGCAAACCCTTCTCCTTCCCCAAGCCCGAGATCAGCATCGAGCCCGACTTCCTCACCGAGGACGAGGAGTTCAACCGCAAGCACCCGGATCTCCCGACCTACCATGACCTCTACCTGATGACGTTCGAGCTCGCGTCCAAGTACGGCACCCCCTACTACGACAACCAGATCCCCGCCTACCGGGGCGCCGGGGAGGGAATCTCGTGCTACCAATGTCTTTCGGGGGACGAACTGATCCCGGTGGCCGATCATGACGGTCGGATCGCCGTCAGGGCGATCCGCGACCTCTTCACCGTTGCCGCAAAGAACGGAAGACGGATCGACTCGTTCGGAACAGAGCTCGCCTACTATGATGGAAAGGCGCCGAGCGTCGATTTCACAACCCTGGAGTCATCGCTTCGCCCGTTCCGCGGCGTGATGCGCCAGAGATATACCGGCGACCTTCTCCGGATCACCCTGGAGTCGGGGCGGCAGATCACCGTCACCCCTGATCATCCGGTCTATGTCCTGAGAGGAGCGAGGTTCGAGAGAGCGGCAGCAGAAGATCTCAATGTCGGCGACTACCTGCCGGTGTTGAAGACCAGCGAGTTCTGCGAGAGGCTGACGACGGAGATCGATGTCGCAAAGACTCTTTCAAAGGCGGGCCATGCTGATGCGATCCGCATCACTGATGATCAGGTGCGGCTCCGGAGCGGCGGGCGGGCCGGTCTGCCCCGCATGCTCCCGGTCAGCCGCGAACTCGCAGCGCTCCTCGGCTACTACCTTGCGGTCGGGCAGAGGGCGCAGTCGGGGCGGCGCTACATCGTCCGGCTCGCATTCAACAAGATGGGCTCAGACCTTGCGACGGACGCCGCGGCATGCATCCGCGCCGCCCTGGGGTATGAGCCGGAGATCCGCGAGACGACGGCGGGAACCGAGGTCGCCATCAACAGCAAGCTGGTCTACCTTCTGATCGACGCTCTCGGGTGCGGCTCCACTGAGCGCGACAGATCGGTCCCCGATCTCCTCTTCAATCTCGACTATACGCTCGTGGGCGACTACCTCGGCGCGGCCTTCCGCGCGGGAGAGGAAAAGACCTCCAGACGCCCCGCACGGAGCATCAGACTGAAGACTGCCTCCCGGGATGCCGCGCAGAGACTGGTCTGGCTTGCAGGAAGGATCGGCGTTCAGATGAGTTATCTTGAGCGTGAAGAGATTATCGGGGCGCCCAAAAAAACCTACATCTGCAGGATCACGGACCAGGAGCAGATCGAGAGGTTCTACGCGGAGACCGGATGCTGTACTGAAGTGCCGCGAGGCCGGCAGACCTACGGGCCCTTCGCCCGTCTCCCGGAGAGAGCAGGGGCAACCGGGCAGGCGGCCCTTGCCTGCGCGAGCAGGTACTCCGCCGGCGGGATAGAGGGGATCCAGATATCGCTGCTTCTCCCCCCCGTCGCCTGCGGGATCGGGATGGAGAAACTCGCCCGTGGAGACGTCCACCCGCTCCGTATCCGC is a genomic window containing:
- the nrdD gene encoding anaerobic ribonucleoside-triphosphate reductase yields the protein MRLARKSTQATLFGDFVPTFPKVRTSRGYLLDWDRNRIIRQIVEESRLVEVFYGYKGADEETAKEIARLVEKKIQMLGLQSLSGPLIREIVNMTLLERGLVPYRNVCTRVGTPVFDAHLIDVGRGFEAHDNANLQENAETSHKKKADKISKEQYLLQLPPELADHHLRGDLHIHDLEYFGTRPFCQDWDLRYFFYYGLMPDGNGTKASVAGPAKRAEVAVLHAVKALGSAQTNFAGGQGYYNFLTFMAPYFEGMDYEEIKQLMQMFVYEMTQMMVARGGQVVFSSVQLSPGVPTLWKDKPCVYRGKVWDGKQAPLRTYGEFEREVRLLFKALMEVMLEGDYWGKPFSFPKPEISIEPDFLTEDEEFNRKHPDLPTYHDLYLMTFELASKYGTPYYDNQIPAYRGAGEGISCYQCLSGDELIPVADHDGRIAVRAIRDLFTVAAKNGRRIDSFGTELAYYDGKAPSVDFTTLESSLRPFRGVMRQRYTGDLLRITLESGRQITVTPDHPVYVLRGARFERAAAEDLNVGDYLPVLKTSEFCERLTTEIDVAKTLSKAGHADAIRITDDQVRLRSGGRAGLPRMLPVSRELAALLGYYLAVGQRAQSGRRYIVRLAFNKMGSDLATDAAACIRAALGYEPEIRETTAGTEVAINSKLVYLLIDALGCGSTERDRSVPDLLFNLDYTLVGDYLGAAFRAGEEKTSRRPARSIRLKTASRDAAQRLVWLAGRIGVQMSYLEREEIIGAPKKTYICRITDQEQIERFYAETGCCTEVPRGRQTYGPFARLPERAGATGQAALACASRYSAGGIEGIQISLLLPPVACGIGMEKLARGDVHPLRIRSIEPVESDGYVYDIVDVAGTHTFANALGIVTGNCCAYQFSSLANEDDEFEDKLYFREGKHFSMGSWQVMSINCPRAAYKAEGNQERLIAELKSLMDIAVDLFRIKRRWMSLIRANGRMPFAMQRPKDPNTGERGAVAVDLEGLVYTIGVVGVNEMVQHFTGYQLHESRDAFRLAVRTMTELEMYARELSQKYNMTIALARTPAETTGQRFAVADLLDERFRDHAIRVIKGDVDRALEMLGTTLDLPIYYTNGTHVTPAAPVPLTKRIEIEHVFFPIVDGGNIFHIWLGEARPDPRGLMEMAMNLCRTTQIGYFAFTRDLTVSLKEYRELKPKHPDHGKAAGIFPAADQVDA